In one window of Microplitis demolitor isolate Queensland-Clemson2020A chromosome 4, iyMicDemo2.1a, whole genome shotgun sequence DNA:
- the LOC103580524 gene encoding conserved oligomeric Golgi complex subunit 6, which produces MALNSEKSQNTWSVKRVNNLLESRPENDKETLEALKELSSFFTDNTLNTRRNLRSNIEKKSLIINDEFLSAFIEVKSTLDAIHCDVLSMNNSIQSMTNRLHSTKAQTITLIDKTTKLQNESKKLSMQHDVAKSFIKTFQLTKYEIGILHGQTREEPITEKFFTIVSRLQTIHSSCRILMQSGYQTLGLDVMQRMTLLQEAALERLYRWTQNQCRHIENEYIAPLLIKAMSKLQERPILFKYIIDEYCTARRSIIVGSFIDALTLGSTTGGTPNPIELRADDPTRYVGDMLAWLHQAIPMEKENLMTLLKACDKTDISDQVKLALGNITEGLCHPLKSRIEHILAADASASVFYSVMALIRYYIKIFNDVIPESILIKDLHQLLELNEKNFITKLQRETQVALGERPEPPGQELVPAASVLKLLGLLNDILSVALIVTGEDREKDVIQIVSYIIDPLLQEIDETAARLPVVDMAVYLLNCLHQIHSTLSLYEYMDQRLERLQAQSDAQIDTLTSEVASSLVANLNLGPIYTILQGKEHGPLSAIPGMDPLSVKEFNNKLESFLSMSDSFLLPQINLLKNCNTRSIVLKRSFQVIGAIYKQLYEACHDPKNQYENPDKLFVKTPNELMEKLLSH; this is translated from the exons atggCTTTGAATTCCGAAAAAAGCCAAAATACTTGGTCAGTAAAACGCGTCAATAATTTACTTGAATCTAGACCAGAAAACGATaag gaaacCCTTGAAGCTTTAAAAGAattatcatctttttttaCCGACAACACATTGAATACTAGACGAAATTTACGGagtaacattgaaaaaaaaagtctaattataaatgatgaaTTTCTATCAGCATTCATAGAAGTTAAATCGACTTTGGATGCTATTCACTGCGATGTTTTATCCATGAATAATTCAATTCAGTCAATGACCAACCGCTTGCACAGCACCAAAGCTCAAACGATAACCCTGATAGATAAAACAACAAAACTTcaaaatgaaagtaaaaagtTATCGATGCAACACGACGTGGcgaaatcatttataaaaacattccAGTTAACAAAGTATGAAATTGGAATTTTACATGGGCAAACTCGAGAAGAACCgattacagaaaaatttttcacaatcgTTAGTCGACTGCAGACAATTCATAGCAGCTGTAGAATTCTTATGCAATCTGGTTATCAAACCCTAGGGTTAGATGTGATGCAGCGAATGACTTTGCTGCAAGAAGCAGCCCTCGAAAGACTTTATAGATGGACACAAAATCAATGCCGACATATAGAAAATGAGTACATCGCTCCATTATTGATAAAAGCTATGAGCAAGTTACAAGAAAGGCCAATCCTTTTCAAGTATATAATCGATGAGTATTGCACTGCACGAAGATCAATCATTGTTGGTTCATTTATTGATGCTTTAACACTTGGTAGTACAACTGGAGGAACTCCTAATCCTATTGAATTACGAGCTGATGATCCGACTCGTTATGTTGGAGATATGTTAGCTTGGTTGCATCAAGCAATACCCATGGAAAAAGAGAATCTTATGACTTTATTAAAAGCCTGCGATAAAACTG atatttcgGATCAAGTGAAACTTGCTTTGGGAAATATTACAGAAGGTCTTTGTCATCCGTTAAAATCCCGAATAGAGCATATTCTTGCAGCCGATGCTTCTGCCAGTGTTTTTTATTCTGTTATGGCTCTTATAagatattatattaaaatttttaatgacgtTATCCCAGagagtattttaataaaagatttacatcaactattggagttgaatgaaaaaaatttcataacaaAATTACAAAGAGAAACACAAGTAGCTTTAGGAGAACGACCAGAACCTCCGGGACAAGAATTAGTACCTGCTGCTTCTGTATTAAAACTTCTAGGATTACTTAATGACATTTTGTCTGTTGCTCTTATTGTTACTGGTGAGGATAGAGAAAAAGATGTAATTCAg attgtCTCGTATATTATTGATCCATTACTTCAAGAAATTGATGAAACTGCGGCTAGATTGCCAGTAGTTGACATGGCAGTCTACCTACTAAATTGTCTGCATCAAATCCATTCTACTTTGTCACTTTATGAATACATGGATCAACGATTAGAAAGATTGCAGGCCCAATCTGATGCACAAATAGATACTTTAACATCTGAAGTCGCAAGTTCTCTTGtagcaaatttaaatttaggcCCCATTTATACAATACTACAGGGTAAAGAGCACGGCCCTTTGTCCGCTATCCCTGGAATGGATCCTCTCAGTGTCAAAGAATTCAAt AATAAATTAGAATCATTTTTATCTATGTCTGATTCGTTTCTATTacctcaaataaatttacttaagaACTGTAACACTCGATCTATTGTGTTAAAACGTTCTTTTCAAGTGATAGGAGCTATTTATAAACAACTTTATGAAGCTTGTCATGATCCTAAAAATCAATATGAAAAtcctgataaattatttgttaaaacaCCTAATGAGCTTATGGAAAAACTCTtatctcattaa
- the LOC103580523 gene encoding mediator of RNA polymerase II transcription subunit 23 has translation MSGESQISTIVNDILKVEAIEEAFSCVLVHNLDSETEKIKGWQAELSSAMLKLPADQQELAVKQFLILAAGMTNHKRLQLLLGLLENLVVNNVLPARMVCESILSCDKLVYELQDFWVECFTLIKKIIGGVDYKGVREVMKGCIEKAQTIPAKLNASVQPQLKTLEHVFENIFDRSACLLPSYFIVTEIQKVYPENKNWPHWKLARLMSSFVESFRPVAQMVSIIGHSKMLPVVEHTGYADHLINPWLLDPTSLKFSLKGNLPYDAELLKPQTDLLRYVLEQPYSRDMVCSMLGLQKQHKQRCVALEEQMVELVILAMERSENDTTQSTEGIDGTVANHWVWLHLSSQLIYFILFQFACFPSIVMAIHEKLAARDLRKGRDHLMWVLLQFISGSIQRNPLANFLPVLKLYDLLYPEKEPLPVPDFNQALCTHQMAMTCIWIHLLKKAQLEHANIHRPIPIALKNHHEFLQHLVMPNSSLCMGPDYRIALLCNAYSTYQEYFSRPMATLVDTVLGTQKSQPQQPLPTNLQNNAALATGPITPLSMSILDSLTVHSKMSLIHSIVTHVIKLAQSKSNMPLAPALVETYSRLLVYTEIESLGIKGFISQLLPQVFKSHAWGTLYTLLEMFSYRMHHIQPHYRVQILSHLHSLAAVPQTNQTQLHLCVESTALRMITGLGSSEVQPQLSRFLSEPKTLVSSESEELNRALVLTLARSMHITSTGADSLSGTWCKELLNTIMQNTPHSWANHTLQCFPPVLSEFFQQNSVPWENKQQIKKAVEEEYRNWASMSNENDIIAHFSVPGTPPLFLCLLWKMILETDRISPIAYKILERIGARALSAHLRKFCDYLVFEFANSVGGGQHVNKCVDTINHMIWKYNIVTIDRLVLCLALRTQEGNEAQVCFFIIQLLLLKAAEFRNRVQEFVKENSPEHWKQSNWHEKHLAFHRKFPETFAPEGIMDQTSGGPSQYQSLPVYFGNVCLRFLPVFDIVVHKFLEIPQVSKSLEILLDHLGCLYKFHDRPVTYLYNTLHYYENKLRDRPSLKRRLVAAVLGSLREIRAPTWALSEPFLHYMTRSSDEAVSWIPELDYYIRLVRRMVETMAGTPHFPSVDWRFNEFPNPAAHVLYVTCVELMAVPVAPNLVADSLLDVVAKGYTVIAPKEIHLWINCVGLLMTALPECYWTAFYDRIVETVNSPGLEKWQYNNLTPFQMFNFDNTHNCLMENKYSYMLAIAHSIWHHAGVGQITTMPQLIKEKLQPVVNSEEQLIFACHLIGPTLARFNVERPRCIVELSVSLYEMLEQVDKIQTTLKYMDPVCDLLYHIKYMFVGDMMKTDVECIIRRLRPALQMRLRFIAHLSIDEINSN, from the exons atgagtgGAGAATCTCAAATTTCTACAATCGTTAATGATATATTG AAAGTCGAAGCAATTGAAGAAGCTTTCAGTTGCGTCTTAGTTCACAATCTTGACAGTGaaacggaaaaaataaaaggatgGCAAGCAGAACTGAGTTCTGCGATGTTGAAATTGCCCGCAGATCAACAAGAACTTGCAGTAAAACAGTTCCTGATTTTAGCTGCTGGGATGACGAATCATAAACGATTGCAACTTTTACTTGGTCTTTTGGAGAATTTAGTTGTCAATAATGTTTTACCAGCAAg aATGGTGTGTGAATCGATTTTGAGCTGCGATAAATTAGTGTATGAGCTCCAAGACTTTTGGGTTGAATGTTttactttgataaaaaaaataattggtggAGTAGATTACAAAGGCGTCCGAGAAGTAATGAAAGGTTGTATAGAAAAGGCTCAGACAATTCCAGCAAAATTAAATGCTTCAGTACAGCCACAACTTAAAACTCTCGAACAcgtatttgaaaatatatttgatagaAGTGCTTGTCTTTTACcaagttattttattgtaactgAAATTCAAAAAGTATATCCGGAGAATAAAAATTGGCCGCATTGGAAATTAGCAAGACTTATGTCAAGTTTCGTCGAGAGTTTTCGTCCAGTAGCACAAATGGTATCAATAATAGGACATTCAAAAATGCTTCCAGTTGTTGAGCATACAGGATATGCTGACCATTTGATAAATCCCTGGTTATTGGATCCAACATCATTAAAGTTTTCCCTGAAAGGAAATCTTCCTTATGACGCTGAACTGCTGAAACCTCAAACAGATTTACTTCGTTACGTTTTAGAACAGCCTTACAGTCGTGATATGGTTTGTTCAATGCTCGGTCTTCAAAAGCAACACAAACAACGTTGTGTAGCATTGGAAGAACAAATGGTAGAGCTTGTTATTCTTGCAATGGAGAGATCCGAAAATGATACAACACAGTCAACCGAAGGAATTGATGGAACTGTAGCGAATCACTGGGTATGGTTACATCTTTCATCccaattaatttactttattctCTTTCAATTCGCTTGTTTTCCAAGCATAGTAATGGCAATTCATGAAAAACTCGCTGCAAGAGATTTACGAAAAGGTAGAGATCATTTAATGTGGGTACTACTACAATTCATTTCTGGAAGCATTCAGCGGAATCCTTTGGCTAATTTTTTACCAGTATTGAAACTTTATGATCTTTTATACCCAGAAAAAGAGCCACTTCCTGTACCAGATTTTAATCAAGCTCTTTGTACTCATCAAATGGCTATGACGTGTATATGGATTCACTTATTAAAGAAAGCACAATTAGAGCATGCTAATATTCATCGACCTATTCCTATAGcattaaaaaatcatcacGAATTTCTTCAACACTTGGTTATGCCGAACTCGTCACTTTGTATGGGACCAGATTATAGAATTGCTCTTCTTTGCAATGCTTACTCTActtatcaagaatattttagCAGACCTATGGCTACACTTGTTGACACAGTTTTGGGTACGCAGAAGAGCCAGCCACAGCAACCATTACCAACAAATTTACAGAATAATGCAGCTCTAGCAACAGGACCAATTACTCCTCTATCGATGTCGATTCTTGACTCTCTGACAGTACATTCCAAGATGAGCCTCATTCACAGTATTGTCACTCATGTTATAAAACTAGCACAATCAAAAAGTAACATGCCGTTAGCACCTGCTCTTGTAGAAACTTACAGCAGACTTTTAGTTTATACTGAGATAGAAAGTCTTGGAATCAAAGGATTTATAAGTCAGTTACTTCCTCAAGTATTCAAATCTCACGCTTGGGGAACTTTGTATACACTATTGGAGATGTTCAGCTATAGAATGCATCATATTCAGCCTCATTACAGAGTTCAAATACTTTCTCATCTTCACAGTCTAGCTGCAGTACCTCAGACAAATCAAACTCAATTGCATTTATGTGTTGAAAGTACGGCTTTGAGAATGATAACAGGTTTAGGATCATCTGAAGTTCAGCCTCAACTGTCTAGATTTTTATCTGAACCAAAAACTCTAGTGTCTTCGGAATCAGAAGAACTCAATCGTGCTTTAGTGCTTACTCTTGCCAGGTCAATGCACATCACAAGTACTGGTGCAGATTCTTTGAGTGGAACGTGGTGTAAAGAATTACTAAATACTATCATGCAAAATACTCCTCATTCATGGGCAAACCATACGCTTCAATGCTTTCCTCCAGTGCTAAGTGAATTTTTCCAACAGAATAGTGTTCCTTGGGAGAATAaacagcaaataaaaaaagcggTTGAAGAAGAATACAGAAATTGGGCATCCATGAGCAATGAAAATGATATAATTGCTCATTTTTCAGTACCAGGTACTCCGCCATTGTTCCTTTGTCTTTTATGGAAAATGATTCTTGAAACGGACAGAATAAGCCCGAttgcttataaaattttagaacgAATAGGTGCCAGAGCTTTATCCGCTCATTTACGAAAATTTTGTGATTATTTGGTGTTTGAATTTGCTAATAGTGTTGGAGGAGGACAACATGTCAACAAATGTGTTGATACAATAAATCATATGATTTGgaaatataatattgtaacTATTGATCGACTTGTATTGTGTTTAGCCTTAAGAACTCAAGAGGGTAATGAAGCacaagtttgttttttcattattcaattattgttACTTAAAGCTGCTGAATTTCGTAATCGAGTTCAAGAGTTTGTTAAAGAAAACTCACCGGAGCATTGGAAGCAATCTAATTGGCATGAAAAACATTTAGCGTTCCATCGTAAATTTCCCGAGACTTTTGCGCCAGAAGGAATAATGGATCAAACAAGCGGTGGCCCAAGTCAATACCAAAGTTTACCTGTTTATTTTGGTAACGTTTGTTTGAGATTTTTGCCTGTTTTTGATATTGTTGTACATAAATTCTTGGAGATTCCTCAAGTAAGTAAAAGTTTAGAAATTCTTTTAGATCATTTAGGATGTCTATATAAATTTCACGATCGCCCTGTTACTTATTTATACAATACCCTTCATTATTACGAAAATAAATTGCGCGATCGGCCGTCTTTGAAGCGACGCCTTGTCGCTGCTGTGCTTGGATCGCTGAGAGAAATTAGAGCGCCTACTTGGGCTTTATCTGAACCTTTTTTACATTATATGACACGATCTTCTGATGAAGCTGTTTCTTGGATCCCGGAATTAGATTATTATATTCGTTTAGTCAGAAGAATGGTTGAAACGATGGCAGGAACGCCGCATTTCCCATCAGTTGACTGGAGATTCAACGAATTTCCAAATCCTGCGGCACATGTTCTGTATGTGACATGTGTTGAATTAATGGCAGTTCCTGTTGCGCCAAATCTTGTTGCTGATAGTCTTTTAGATGTCGTAGCCAAAGGATACACTGTTATAGCTCCAAAAGAGATTCATCTGTGGATTAATTGCGTTGGGTTGCTTATGACTGCATTACCTGAATGCTATTGGACTGCTTTTTATGATCGGATCGTTGAAACTGTTAACAGTCCGGGATTAGAAAAGTGGCAGTACAATAATCTTACACCATttcaaatgtttaattttgataatacaCATAATTGTTTGATGGAAAATAAGTATTCCTATATGTTAGCGATCGCTCATTCAATATGGCATCATGCTGGTGTTGGACAAATAACTACTATGCCGCAACTTATCAAAGAAAAACTCCAACCTGTTGTCAATAGTGAAGAACAATTAATATTTGCTTGTCACTTAATTGGACCTACTTTAGCGCGATTCAATGTAGAACGACCGCGTTGTATAGTCGAACTATCAGTAAGTTTATACGAAATGTTAGAACAAGTcgataaaattcaaactacCCTCAAATATATGGATCCAGTTTGTGATCTTCTTtatcatattaaatatatgttcgTTGGAGATATGATGAAAACTGACGTAGAGTGTATTATTCGAAGACTTAGACCAGCATTGCAAATGAGGCTTAGGTTTATTGCTCATTTAAGTATCGATGAAATTAACtccaattaa